One region of Pirellulales bacterium genomic DNA includes:
- a CDS encoding ATP-binding protein, producing MRGADEISLEEQVTILKERLAQAQKMTALGELASTTTHEFNNVLTTIINYAKLGLRHKDIATREKAFEKILLAGTRAAKITSTILGFARNRTNSFEATNMVKLVEDSLLLLERELNKYRITVEKYLDAVPQAWTNPNQIQQVLLNLLINARQAMPQGGRVIIKLAHDAESNTVDLVVRDNGCGMSPEVLHRIFDPFFSTKAGPDASGKGGTGLGLAMCREIIEAHHGRIRVDSTPGKGTAFTLKLPVAAAPVLSIEGASIAATTSVPAPPAR from the coding sequence ATGCGCGGTGCAGACGAAATATCGCTCGAAGAGCAGGTAACGATCCTCAAGGAACGGTTGGCCCAAGCGCAGAAAATGACTGCGCTCGGCGAGCTGGCCAGTACGACCACGCACGAGTTCAACAACGTTCTGACGACGATCATTAACTACGCCAAGCTGGGGCTGCGCCATAAAGATATCGCGACGCGGGAAAAAGCCTTCGAAAAGATCCTGCTGGCCGGTACGCGCGCCGCGAAAATCACCAGCACGATTCTCGGCTTTGCCCGCAACCGGACGAATTCTTTCGAAGCAACCAATATGGTCAAGCTGGTCGAGGATTCGCTGCTGCTGCTGGAGCGCGAGCTGAATAAGTACCGCATTACGGTCGAAAAGTACCTCGACGCGGTGCCCCAGGCTTGGACGAACCCGAACCAGATTCAGCAGGTCCTATTGAATCTACTGATCAACGCGCGCCAGGCCATGCCGCAAGGTGGACGCGTCATCATCAAGCTGGCGCACGACGCCGAGTCCAACACCGTCGACCTGGTCGTGCGCGATAATGGCTGCGGGATGTCTCCCGAGGTGCTGCACCGCATTTTCGACCCCTTCTTCAGCACCAAGGCCGGACCGGACGCCAGCGGCAAAGGTGGTACCGGCCTGGGATTGGCAATGTGCCGCGAAATCATCGAGGCGCATCATGGGCGCATTCGCGTCGATAGTACTCCCGGCAAGGGAACGGCATTCACGCTGAAGCTGCCCGTGGCAGCCGCGCCGGTTCTCTCAATCGAAGGCGCGAGCATCGCAGCTACTACATCGGTTCCCGCACCACCGGCCCGCTAA
- a CDS encoding VOC family protein, whose protein sequence is MNSATFRQVQPILGSRDLAKAVNFYVERLGFTLAFGDPTIAVNYVGLRRDGVELHIQFQYEHEMQTTRLRIVVDDPDALYEEYRSKDVFYEGTHLKDTPWGTREFALYDLDRNALTFYRHLSKSG, encoded by the coding sequence ATGAATTCCGCCACGTTCCGTCAGGTGCAGCCGATTCTCGGTTCGCGCGATCTCGCCAAGGCGGTTAACTTCTATGTCGAGCGGCTCGGATTCACCCTCGCGTTCGGTGATCCAACCATTGCAGTCAACTATGTCGGACTACGGCGGGACGGCGTCGAACTGCATATTCAGTTTCAGTACGAACACGAGATGCAGACAACCAGGCTCCGGATCGTCGTCGATGATCCGGATGCGCTCTACGAAGAGTACCGAAGCAAGGACGTTTTCTACGAAGGAACGCACCTGAAGGACACGCCTTGGGGAACTCGCGAGTTCGCACTCTATGATTTGGACCGAAATGCGCTGACATTCTACAGACACCTTTCTAAGTCGGGTTAA
- a CDS encoding metallophosphoesterase, translating to MADQTSSTDNDIDRRGFLECMAWAGTGLLWTLSGGLPAGQVFGQQLKRPGGNNFSFVQISDSHIGFSKDPNRDVVATLQRAVAKINALPQPPSFVLHTGDLTHLAKPEEFDTVAEVLKELKARVLYVPGEHDFEGDDNELYRERFGRGTQGSGWYSFDFGGAHFVGLVNVASAKSGSVAGLGLLGTQQLQWLGKDLSGISDSTPIVVFAHVPLWAVYEKWGWGTQDAERALSLLKRFGSVTILNGHIHQIMQKVEGRVVFHTARSTAFPQSEPGKGTPGPIRDLPASRLRGALGITRVAYVENAGSLAIVDPTLE from the coding sequence ATGGCAGATCAAACGTCTTCGACTGACAACGATATCGACCGCCGTGGTTTCTTGGAATGTATGGCGTGGGCCGGCACCGGGCTGCTGTGGACCCTCAGTGGCGGCCTCCCTGCGGGGCAAGTATTCGGCCAACAGTTGAAACGACCTGGCGGAAACAATTTCTCGTTCGTGCAGATCAGCGACAGCCACATTGGCTTTAGCAAGGATCCGAACCGGGACGTAGTGGCCACCTTGCAAAGGGCAGTTGCCAAAATCAATGCACTGCCGCAGCCCCCTTCGTTCGTCTTGCACACCGGCGATCTGACGCACCTCGCCAAGCCCGAAGAATTCGATACGGTCGCCGAGGTGCTTAAGGAGTTGAAAGCCCGCGTGCTCTATGTACCGGGTGAGCACGATTTCGAGGGGGACGATAACGAACTCTATCGCGAGCGATTCGGTCGAGGAACGCAGGGAAGCGGCTGGTATAGCTTTGACTTCGGAGGCGCCCACTTTGTGGGACTGGTGAATGTGGCCAGTGCCAAGTCGGGGAGCGTGGCCGGACTTGGGCTGCTGGGCACCCAACAGCTGCAATGGTTGGGCAAGGATTTATCGGGGATCTCCGACAGTACCCCCATCGTTGTCTTCGCCCATGTTCCGTTGTGGGCAGTCTACGAAAAGTGGGGTTGGGGTACCCAAGACGCTGAGCGAGCGCTATCGCTGCTCAAACGTTTCGGCTCGGTCACGATCTTGAATGGTCACATCCATCAGATCATGCAAAAGGTCGAAGGCAGGGTTGTCTTCCACACCGCTCGTTCGACGGCCTTTCCGCAAAGTGAGCCCGGCAAGGGCACGCCGGGACCAATACGCGACTTGCCAGCGTCCCGGCTACGTGGCGCCCTGGGCATCACCAGAGTGGCCTATGTCGAAAACGCCGGCTCACTCGCGATCGTCGATCCCACGCTCGAATAA
- a CDS encoding sigma-70 family RNA polymerase sigma factor — translation MQDTERASFEEAVLPHLDAAYNLARWLTRNEADADDCVQEAFLRAYRFYAGFHGVNCRAWLLTIVRNTCCTWLQAHRARKPTVTFDEEMHSTASTAPDAELLGKIDRELLRKAIDELPLEFREVIVLRDIDGTSYKDIAEIVGIPLGTVMSRLTRARGRLQHGLARQLGSES, via the coding sequence TTGCAGGACACAGAGCGGGCTAGCTTCGAAGAGGCGGTCTTGCCACATCTCGACGCGGCGTACAACTTGGCGCGCTGGCTAACGCGCAACGAGGCGGACGCGGACGATTGTGTGCAAGAGGCGTTTCTACGCGCCTATCGCTTCTATGCGGGCTTTCACGGCGTCAATTGCCGCGCCTGGCTGTTGACGATCGTGCGCAACACATGCTGCACTTGGCTGCAGGCCCATCGTGCCAGAAAACCGACCGTCACGTTCGACGAAGAGATGCACAGCACCGCAAGCACCGCGCCTGATGCGGAATTATTAGGGAAGATCGACCGAGAACTGCTGCGCAAAGCAATCGACGAGTTACCGCTTGAGTTTCGCGAGGTCATTGTGCTCCGAGATATCGATGGTACTTCCTACAAGGACATCGCCGAAATCGTGGGCATCCCCTTAGGCACGGTCATGTCGCGTCTGACGCGCGCTCGCGGGCGGCTGCAACATGGCCTGGCACGACAATTGGGCTCGGAGTCCTGA
- a CDS encoding anti-sigma factor — translation MDCQQAKYLLPGYIDRELDLVHSVEFEEHLEGCSACKSAHEQQQALQSAIGGASLSYRAPTELRKRIQSQLRRVDEPKMTWNRRLRSNSALATAAMLLVAATWAIGHNWAGNKSDGVIDQVVASHVRSLLVDHVADVASSDRHQVKPWFSGKLDYAPEFDDFASQGFPLSGGRLDYVNRRPVAAMVYGRRKHVINLFCWPATSERTAPIQLLDRQGYHLAHWVKSGLEFWAVSDLNTTELREFAELLQAAGTDSAAN, via the coding sequence GTGGATTGCCAACAAGCAAAATATCTGTTGCCCGGCTACATCGACCGTGAGTTGGACCTGGTCCACAGTGTCGAGTTTGAAGAACACCTCGAAGGCTGCAGCGCCTGCAAGTCGGCGCACGAGCAACAGCAGGCGCTGCAAAGTGCCATCGGTGGTGCGTCGCTCTCCTACCGCGCGCCGACCGAATTGCGCAAGCGCATTCAAAGCCAACTCCGCCGAGTCGACGAACCAAAGATGACGTGGAATCGACGGTTGCGGTCCAATTCCGCGCTGGCGACCGCCGCCATGTTATTGGTGGCTGCAACGTGGGCCATCGGCCACAATTGGGCGGGAAACAAGAGTGACGGAGTCATTGATCAGGTCGTGGCCAGCCATGTCCGTTCCCTGTTGGTAGATCACGTCGCCGACGTGGCATCGTCGGACCGGCATCAGGTGAAGCCCTGGTTCAGCGGAAAGCTCGACTACGCGCCTGAGTTCGATGATTTCGCATCGCAGGGCTTCCCTCTCTCGGGCGGTCGACTCGACTATGTGAATCGTCGGCCGGTTGCGGCGATGGTGTATGGCCGCCGAAAGCACGTGATTAATCTCTTTTGCTGGCCAGCTACTAGCGAGCGAACTGCCCCGATTCAACTGCTGGACCGGCAAGGCTATCACCTAGCGCACTGGGTCAAATCCGGGTTGGAGTTTTGGGCAGTCTCGGATCTGAATACCACCGAGCTGCGCGAATTTGCAGAATTGCTCCAAGCCGCGGGTACTGATTCAGCCGCCAACTAG
- a CDS encoding PAS domain S-box protein: protein MPSQSRISTQDGDASQSTSDDESPSWHERFRAIFDGLPFPCVVYDEQRRFRFINKAMGQMQGRTEKEVIGLRDEDLLPIQVTQSYMPLLCAAITTGKPQTAECAFPGPLGTFFYIAYFIPVLDKSGQVREVLGISIDISQQKTVERELRGRDDEMRSLAENAPDVIARFNRPGQHLYVNRRVEEVTGLPREVFLGKTNAELEMPAHLVAEWNESRLKAFDSGQIVESEFAYEGPDRVRYFEARLIPELDASGVVQTVLAMTRDISAQKLAQMKLAESEERFRMAFESIPVGMFMLDARQRVQRANRALCEMLGYSEAELTKITPYDITHPDDLAEGREKTAELARGVTSHYTRDKRHITKDGRVVWGRLTTTLIRDRDGEPFRYIGILEDINERRASDLELARYREHLEELVRSRTRALEASQQTLRSAERLASLGTLAAGIAHEINNPVGTILLAAEMAMAAQAAGDDEALARCLEGIKADAQRCGRIVKNILHFARQEPTDKAPQALNEVVQGAVGRTHKYALERGAQIHVNLAAEVGLVMMNSIAVEQALTNLLRNSIESRQRERIQIQIVTAASNDHYEVKISDDGPGIPRDVQMHIFDPFFTMRRKTGSMGLGLSLVHGTIKDHQGQIHVDSVMGEGTTFTIELPAAANQI, encoded by the coding sequence ATGCCAAGCCAATCCCGAATCTCAACCCAAGACGGTGACGCATCCCAGTCGACGTCCGACGACGAGTCGCCCAGCTGGCACGAGCGTTTTCGGGCAATCTTTGACGGCCTGCCTTTTCCCTGTGTCGTCTATGACGAACAGCGACGATTTCGCTTTATCAACAAAGCGATGGGTCAGATGCAGGGCCGGACGGAAAAAGAAGTCATCGGACTCCGCGACGAAGACTTGCTGCCCATTCAAGTCACGCAGTCGTACATGCCGCTGCTGTGTGCTGCCATCACCACGGGAAAACCGCAAACGGCCGAATGCGCGTTCCCCGGCCCACTGGGAACGTTTTTCTATATCGCTTACTTCATACCCGTGCTGGATAAATCGGGACAAGTTCGTGAAGTCCTGGGCATCAGCATCGACATTTCCCAGCAAAAAACGGTCGAACGCGAATTGCGCGGGCGGGACGACGAGATGCGTTCTCTGGCCGAGAATGCTCCGGACGTCATCGCCCGCTTTAATCGCCCGGGCCAGCATTTGTACGTAAATCGCCGCGTCGAGGAAGTTACGGGGCTGCCGCGTGAGGTGTTTCTGGGAAAGACTAACGCCGAATTGGAAATGCCGGCGCACCTGGTGGCGGAGTGGAACGAGTCAAGGTTAAAGGCCTTTGATAGTGGCCAGATCGTCGAAAGTGAATTCGCGTACGAGGGGCCAGATCGCGTTCGATATTTCGAGGCGCGCTTAATTCCGGAATTAGACGCCAGCGGCGTCGTGCAAACGGTGCTCGCAATGACGCGCGACATCAGCGCTCAGAAGCTGGCGCAGATGAAGCTGGCCGAAAGCGAAGAGCGCTTTCGCATGGCCTTCGAGTCGATTCCGGTCGGCATGTTCATGTTGGATGCCCGGCAGCGCGTGCAGCGCGCCAACCGTGCCTTGTGCGAGATGCTTGGTTATTCCGAGGCGGAGTTAACGAAGATCACGCCCTACGATATCACGCATCCGGACGATCTCGCCGAGGGACGCGAAAAGACGGCCGAGCTCGCCCGAGGCGTGACCTCGCACTATACGCGCGACAAGCGGCATATCACCAAAGACGGCCGAGTGGTGTGGGGGCGCTTGACCACCACGTTAATACGTGATCGGGACGGCGAACCGTTTCGCTATATCGGCATTCTGGAAGACATCAACGAGCGTCGAGCCTCGGACTTGGAGTTGGCGCGTTATCGCGAGCATCTGGAAGAACTGGTTCGTTCGCGGACGCGCGCCCTCGAGGCGTCGCAGCAGACGTTACGATCGGCCGAGCGGCTGGCGTCCTTGGGCACGCTGGCTGCGGGAATCGCCCACGAGATCAATAATCCGGTCGGTACGATCTTGCTGGCCGCCGAGATGGCCATGGCCGCACAGGCGGCAGGGGACGACGAGGCCCTGGCACGCTGCCTGGAAGGGATCAAGGCCGACGCACAGCGCTGCGGCAGGATCGTCAAGAACATACTGCATTTCGCCCGCCAGGAGCCAACGGACAAGGCTCCGCAGGCGCTCAACGAGGTTGTGCAGGGGGCCGTCGGACGTACGCACAAATACGCCCTGGAACGCGGAGCGCAGATTCACGTGAACCTTGCCGCCGAGGTGGGATTAGTGATGATGAATTCGATTGCCGTCGAGCAGGCGTTGACGAACCTGCTGCGCAACTCGATCGAATCTCGGCAGCGTGAGCGCATTCAGATTCAGATCGTGACAGCCGCCTCGAACGACCATTACGAAGTGAAGATCAGCGACGACGGGCCCGGCATCCCGCGCGACGTGCAGATGCACATCTTCGACCCCTTTTTCACAATGCGTCGAAAAACGGGGAGCATGGGGCTGGGCCTCAGTCTGGTGCATGGCACCATCAAGGATCACCAGGGCCAGATCCATGTCGATAGCGTGATGGGAGAAGGCACCACGTTCACGATCGAACTGCCCGCGGCGGCGAATCAGATTTAG
- a CDS encoding cytochrome c oxidase assembly protein, with translation MNPTVAAFLRSWSLAPWTIFACVITGVIYARGWRQLVLRPGSHWTGYHLTAFFAGLAALLLAVCSPLEPFSGLLLSAHMVQHMLLMYVAPPLLLLGTPQLPLMRGLPREVLRYWIAPLLRLRAVHIAVEWLTYPPTGWVAATVMLWIWHIPVMYELALGSEFWHIAEHACFFVSAMLFWWPVVQPWPSRPLWPRAAMLPYLFLAAMPATVLCAFLTFADHVVYPRYDAVPRVGGLSALTDQAVAGALMWVLGTLAYLVPLAWIATQLLYPGRRIRGTHRGEESRVSEGRFSARQIGPAWPRPAIAMAYSAKTQSAAYVALPIITRSPMFDVLPRNPTGLALASLASTRQFAGGEGVMTTLAGPSRKVMSADLLRIPVLGPVLSWPYTRRILQCGLFLLATVIVIDGFTGPDVAPLNLAGVLPWVHWRGILVLTLLFAGNLFCMACPLTLPRAVARRFVSPRWNWPTWLRSKWLAVGLLLLFFWAYEALDLWLSPWWTAWIIVGYFVLAFVVDVVFRGAAFCKYVCPVGQFQFVQSLVSPWQVRVRDTSVCASCRTKECMRGGDNVRGCEMQLHVPRKRDNLDCTFCLDCVHACPVANVGILTAIRTADAPRSASDVAAPLGQRADVAALVAFLTFAAFSNAAGMIAPVVDAEQWLERATGFSPMAVETMYLLTSLIVIPLLLLTVVSFLARDSKDLAASVTGVVSQFAPALAPIGAAMWLAHYGFHLVVGANTWLPATVRLAGDWGWKIAGTQSIARRCCAIDPPDWLLRAEIFSLDVGLLMSLYLVFRAANDPSSLRRTLKKFLPWSALIVALFVLAIWIVHQPMEMRGTLPANSALGGTP, from the coding sequence ATGAATCCGACTGTCGCCGCGTTTCTTCGCTCGTGGTCGCTGGCTCCCTGGACGATTTTCGCGTGCGTCATTACTGGGGTCATCTACGCGCGCGGCTGGCGGCAGCTTGTTCTTCGGCCCGGCTCGCATTGGACCGGTTACCATCTAACGGCGTTCTTTGCTGGACTTGCGGCGCTGTTATTGGCGGTCTGTTCGCCGCTTGAGCCGTTTTCGGGGCTCTTGCTTTCGGCGCACATGGTTCAGCACATGTTGCTGATGTACGTCGCGCCGCCCTTGTTGCTGCTCGGCACGCCGCAGCTACCTTTAATGCGCGGTTTACCGCGCGAGGTGCTGAGGTATTGGATCGCTCCATTGCTGCGGTTGCGGGCCGTTCACATCGCCGTCGAGTGGCTCACGTATCCGCCGACAGGCTGGGTGGCGGCCACGGTCATGCTGTGGATCTGGCACATCCCGGTGATGTACGAGTTGGCGCTCGGCAGTGAGTTTTGGCACATAGCGGAACATGCCTGTTTTTTTGTTAGCGCGATGTTGTTCTGGTGGCCCGTCGTGCAACCTTGGCCCAGTCGACCGCTGTGGCCACGGGCGGCAATGCTCCCGTATCTGTTTCTGGCGGCGATGCCTGCGACAGTGCTCTGTGCGTTCTTGACCTTTGCGGATCACGTCGTCTATCCGCGTTATGATGCCGTGCCGCGCGTTGGCGGCCTCTCGGCGCTGACCGATCAGGCGGTGGCAGGGGCCTTGATGTGGGTGCTGGGTACGCTTGCTTATCTGGTGCCGCTCGCATGGATCGCGACACAACTGCTCTATCCAGGGCGTCGGATTCGCGGCACGCATCGTGGCGAGGAGTCACGCGTGAGTGAGGGCAGATTCTCAGCCCGGCAAATTGGACCGGCCTGGCCTCGGCCCGCTATCGCCATGGCATATTCTGCAAAAACGCAATCTGCTGCCTACGTGGCCCTTCCGATCATTACACGATCGCCGATGTTCGATGTTCTTCCGCGAAATCCGACCGGTTTGGCGCTGGCGAGTCTTGCGTCCACGCGGCAATTTGCTGGCGGCGAAGGAGTGATGACAACCCTTGCCGGGCCATCGCGGAAAGTTATGTCCGCAGACTTGCTGCGAATTCCCGTCCTCGGGCCTGTACTGAGTTGGCCCTATACGCGGCGAATTCTGCAATGTGGGCTGTTCCTGCTGGCCACGGTGATCGTAATCGACGGATTTACGGGCCCCGACGTCGCGCCGCTCAATCTGGCCGGAGTGTTACCGTGGGTGCATTGGCGCGGCATCCTGGTGCTGACGCTGTTGTTCGCGGGCAATTTGTTTTGCATGGCGTGCCCTTTGACGTTGCCCAGGGCCGTCGCGCGCCGCTTTGTGTCGCCTCGTTGGAATTGGCCGACCTGGCTGCGTTCGAAATGGCTCGCGGTGGGCCTGTTGCTGCTCTTCTTTTGGGCCTATGAAGCGCTCGATCTGTGGCTAAGCCCTTGGTGGACGGCCTGGATCATTGTCGGTTATTTCGTCCTAGCATTCGTCGTTGACGTTGTTTTTCGCGGGGCGGCATTTTGTAAATACGTCTGTCCGGTCGGGCAGTTTCAGTTCGTGCAGTCGCTGGTTTCGCCGTGGCAGGTGCGCGTGAGGGACACGTCGGTATGTGCCTCGTGTCGTACGAAGGAATGCATGCGAGGAGGCGATAACGTACGCGGCTGCGAAATGCAATTGCACGTGCCGCGCAAGCGCGACAATCTGGATTGCACATTCTGTCTAGATTGCGTGCATGCTTGCCCGGTGGCGAACGTTGGCATCTTGACGGCCATTCGAACGGCGGATGCGCCGCGCAGTGCTTCAGACGTAGCGGCGCCGCTGGGGCAGCGTGCCGACGTGGCGGCGCTCGTTGCATTTTTGACGTTTGCCGCCTTCTCAAATGCTGCCGGCATGATCGCGCCGGTCGTGGATGCCGAGCAGTGGCTCGAGCGCGCGACAGGCTTTTCGCCGATGGCCGTCGAGACGATGTACCTGCTGACGTCCCTGATCGTGATCCCTCTTTTGTTGCTGACGGTCGTTAGCTTCTTGGCGAGAGATTCGAAAGACCTCGCTGCAAGCGTCACTGGTGTCGTATCTCAATTCGCACCGGCACTCGCACCGATCGGCGCCGCGATGTGGCTGGCCCATTACGGATTTCACCTGGTTGTCGGGGCAAACACCTGGCTGCCGGCCACGGTACGCCTGGCCGGGGACTGGGGCTGGAAGATCGCCGGCACGCAGAGCATCGCGCGCCGTTGCTGTGCAATCGATCCGCCCGATTGGTTGCTGAGAGCCGAGATTTTCAGTCTCGATGTCGGTTTGCTCATGTCGCTGTACCTCGTTTTCCGGGCCGCCAACGATCCGTCGTCGTTACGACGCACCCTAAAGAAGTTCTTGCCCTGGTCCGCTCTAATCGTCGCACTGTTTGTGCTCGCGATTTGGATTGTGCATCAACCCATGGAGATGCGAGGAACATTGCCGGCCAATAGCGCTTTGGGAGGGACGCCGTGA
- a CDS encoding cytochrome b N-terminal domain-containing protein has protein sequence MRSIVGNVVGWLDDRLGLRSAMLPILVHPVPRGLGWFYVFGSATLSMFVLQIITGICLAVVYVPSAADAYTSLEYLNTEQPLGWLLRAVHYWSATGMVVMLVCHATRVVLMGAFKYPRELTWLLGVGLLFVTLGLAFTGQVLRWDQDAYWGVGVGAAMTGRVPVIGPALVHVLLGGPNIGGETLSRFFGLHVFVLPALAILLLVPHLYLVVRQGISSRPRAGRPVDPQTYDAEYSKELAEGEPFFPYDFMKDALFSACCVLVVFALAISFGPKGPSGPPDPTLIAAEPRPDWYFLPLFALLALSPPQMETAIMLVMPVVGIAILVLLPFVAGKGERSPRRRPATVLIVLLFFAVYGVLWWLGNVAPWSPDMNAWSGTPVPEQMVKDLSPQQLQGAAVFQNKTCRNCHALDGAGGKRGPDLTTVSTRLVRDELIRQVIQGGGNMPAYGKQLSPAEVEALVSFLSTLGKPVAGAPEPADVAAGK, from the coding sequence ATGCGATCGATCGTGGGTAACGTGGTTGGCTGGCTGGATGACCGGCTCGGGCTGCGCAGCGCCATGTTGCCGATTCTCGTGCATCCCGTGCCGCGTGGGCTGGGATGGTTCTACGTGTTTGGCAGCGCCACGCTATCGATGTTCGTGCTGCAAATCATCACAGGCATCTGTTTGGCCGTGGTGTACGTGCCGTCGGCGGCTGATGCTTACACAAGTCTGGAATATTTGAATACCGAGCAACCGCTTGGTTGGCTGCTGCGCGCCGTGCATTATTGGAGTGCGACCGGCATGGTCGTGATGTTGGTCTGTCATGCCACGCGCGTGGTCCTGATGGGAGCGTTCAAATATCCTCGCGAGTTGACGTGGCTGTTAGGCGTGGGACTATTGTTCGTAACCTTGGGGCTGGCATTCACCGGCCAGGTGCTGCGCTGGGATCAGGATGCCTATTGGGGTGTCGGCGTGGGGGCGGCCATGACGGGGCGCGTTCCAGTGATCGGACCTGCCCTTGTGCATGTATTACTCGGCGGTCCCAACATCGGTGGTGAAACGCTGAGCCGATTCTTCGGCTTGCACGTGTTTGTCTTGCCGGCACTGGCAATTTTGCTGTTGGTGCCTCATTTGTACCTGGTTGTACGGCAAGGCATTTCGTCGCGCCCCCGCGCGGGCAGACCAGTAGATCCGCAAACTTATGACGCGGAATACTCAAAGGAATTGGCCGAAGGGGAGCCGTTTTTTCCCTACGATTTTATGAAAGACGCGCTCTTCTCGGCATGTTGCGTGCTGGTCGTGTTTGCGTTGGCGATCTCGTTTGGGCCGAAAGGGCCCAGCGGACCGCCCGACCCAACGTTGATCGCGGCCGAGCCACGTCCCGACTGGTACTTCTTGCCACTGTTCGCCTTGCTGGCGCTATCTCCGCCGCAGATGGAAACGGCCATCATGCTTGTGATGCCGGTCGTGGGCATCGCAATTCTTGTGTTGCTCCCTTTCGTTGCTGGCAAGGGAGAACGCAGCCCGCGCCGGCGACCGGCCACGGTGTTGATCGTGTTGCTGTTCTTCGCTGTTTATGGCGTGCTGTGGTGGTTGGGGAATGTCGCCCCGTGGTCGCCTGATATGAATGCTTGGAGCGGCACGCCGGTGCCCGAGCAGATGGTGAAGGATCTTTCGCCACAGCAATTGCAGGGTGCGGCTGTGTTTCAGAATAAGACGTGTCGGAACTGTCACGCGTTGGACGGAGCAGGGGGGAAACGCGGCCCAGACCTGACAACTGTCTCAACGCGTTTGGTGCGTGACGAGCTGATTCGTCAGGTGATTCAGGGAGGAGGCAACATGCCGGCTTACGGCAAGCAGCTTTCGCCCGCCGAGGTCGAGGCGTTGGTCTCGTTCTTGAGCACGTTAGGAAAGCCTGTCGCGGGCGCGCCCGAGCCTGCCGATGTGGCCGCGGGAAAATAG
- a CDS encoding Rieske 2Fe-2S domain-containing protein, which translates to MTTTEHSQAPADAAPADPHRRRVLGWLSVVLGALSTVAAGVPILGYLLSPVLRTPTNEWIDLGPVEDFPEKQTRLVDFVDPLHRPWDGDSQRLAAYVRRAGPDVFQVFSVNCTHLGCPVSWFPQSGLFLCPCHGGVYYEDGSHASGPPPRGLYVLENRVANGRLSIRAGRLPTLQQPG; encoded by the coding sequence ATGACAACGACAGAACATTCGCAGGCACCCGCCGATGCCGCGCCGGCTGATCCGCACCGCCGGCGCGTGCTGGGCTGGCTGAGCGTTGTGCTGGGCGCGCTATCGACCGTGGCAGCGGGTGTGCCGATCTTGGGTTATTTGCTATCGCCGGTGCTGCGCACGCCGACCAACGAATGGATTGACCTGGGGCCGGTCGAAGATTTCCCTGAAAAGCAGACGCGACTGGTCGACTTTGTCGATCCGCTCCATCGACCGTGGGATGGCGATTCGCAACGTTTGGCCGCCTATGTTCGGCGTGCAGGGCCCGACGTATTTCAAGTATTTTCCGTGAACTGCACGCACTTGGGCTGCCCCGTTTCCTGGTTTCCGCAATCGGGTCTGTTTCTCTGCCCCTGTCATGGTGGCGTGTATTACGAAGACGGCAGTCATGCCTCGGGGCCGCCGCCGCGTGGGCTTTATGTGCTTGAAAATCGTGTGGCGAACGGCCGACTGTCGATCCGGGCCGGGCGTTTGCCAACCCTGCAGCAACCTGGCTGA
- a CDS encoding c-type cytochrome has translation MNVNSRTLPDSRRIIGLCCALAAVALAVMALAGCGRREALKHFERPGEIRDFVKLFAQNCSGCHGADGKFGPAPPLNDSLFLAIIPDAEFTRVVSQGRTSTLMPAFSRGSGGTLTDEQIAILVRGVRSKWGKADVADAASLPAYVAPGDAAEGQSSKNHETALQLFGLACGNCHGAQGQGGKEAGALHDAAFLSLISDQALRRIVITGRADLGMPDFRRLGAMLPDGKPLSNQQIAEVVALLASWRHPMDSHKEPTDQAGGL, from the coding sequence ATGAACGTTAATTCGAGAACGCTGCCAGATTCACGCCGTATTATCGGCTTGTGCTGCGCGCTGGCGGCCGTGGCACTCGCGGTTATGGCACTGGCGGGCTGCGGACGTCGCGAAGCGCTCAAGCACTTCGAGCGGCCTGGCGAGATCCGCGACTTTGTGAAACTGTTTGCCCAGAACTGTTCGGGTTGTCACGGCGCTGACGGCAAGTTTGGTCCGGCGCCACCCCTGAATGACTCGCTCTTCCTGGCCATTATTCCCGATGCCGAATTCACACGTGTAGTTTCCCAGGGACGCACGTCGACTTTGATGCCCGCCTTTTCAAGAGGGAGCGGCGGCACGTTGACCGATGAGCAGATCGCGATTCTCGTGCGCGGCGTGCGGTCGAAGTGGGGCAAGGCAGACGTCGCGGACGCTGCGTCGCTGCCGGCGTATGTTGCTCCGGGCGATGCCGCAGAGGGGCAATCCTCAAAGAACCATGAGACCGCCTTGCAACTCTTCGGACTCGCGTGCGGCAACTGCCATGGCGCGCAGGGGCAAGGAGGCAAGGAGGCCGGGGCTTTGCATGATGCGGCATTTCTATCACTGATCAGTGATCAGGCGCTACGGCGAATCGTGATCACGGGTCGCGCGGATCTTGGCATGCCGGATTTTCGCCGCTTGGGCGCGATGCTGCCCGACGGTAAGCCGCTCTCGAACCAACAAATCGCGGAGGTCGTGGCGTTACTTGCTTCGTGGCGACATCCCATGGATAGCCACAAAGAGCCGACCGATCAGGCGGGGGGATTATGA